Proteins from a genomic interval of Nitrospinota bacterium:
- the mgtE gene encoding magnesium transporter: MSVETINIFLNDPTLSRQEIQSRLDEIDHFEIARRFHEFSQEDKIRIFHLLESDIKRQELLYETDRDSRLEILQSLDPDYLAKLLGDMPEDEATDLLMEHPEETRDEILEKIPLREANVIKDLISYGEETAGGLMETSFHGVYEEQTAADILMQLKRNRGQEAAPYFYVLSRKKELLGYFKLLDLLNVPAIAHPTEFMRKETPKVLLTDPCDKVANMMDHEHLSSIPVVNEKNVIQGVVTFDDVIRSIQDIASEDIFTMVGTAKMDPFARKIGKKIWTRAPWLFTTFLGGLFSAFIMSSYQHSLVEFSTIILFIPFVIGLSGNVAIQGATVIVRGMATGDIQEDNLKRVVRSELAVGCINGLIFGVLCGVVLTASSRTLIQISPLLGLTVGLGIIMAVSLSSLLGSLTPIFFLKAGIDPAISTGPMVIVLNDILGLTIYLATASVFFSLV; encoded by the coding sequence ATGTCTGTTGAAACTATAAATATTTTTTTGAATGACCCTACTCTTTCACGCCAGGAAATTCAATCGCGACTTGACGAGATTGATCATTTTGAAATAGCCCGCCGTTTCCACGAATTCTCCCAAGAAGACAAAATCCGTATTTTCCACCTGCTGGAAAGTGATATAAAACGCCAGGAGTTGCTTTATGAAACCGATCGGGACAGTCGTCTGGAAATTCTACAATCCCTGGACCCTGACTATCTGGCCAAATTGCTCGGAGACATGCCGGAGGATGAAGCCACGGACCTTCTCATGGAGCATCCTGAGGAAACCCGGGATGAAATTCTGGAGAAAATTCCGCTCCGAGAAGCCAATGTCATAAAAGATTTGATCTCCTACGGGGAGGAAACTGCGGGGGGATTGATGGAAACCTCCTTCCACGGAGTTTATGAGGAGCAAACCGCCGCAGATATCCTGATGCAACTCAAGCGGAACCGAGGTCAGGAAGCGGCGCCTTACTTTTATGTCCTGAGCAGGAAAAAAGAGTTATTGGGGTATTTTAAATTACTGGACCTGTTGAATGTTCCTGCAATCGCCCATCCCACAGAGTTTATGAGAAAAGAGACTCCCAAGGTCCTGTTAACGGACCCCTGCGACAAGGTGGCAAATATGATGGACCATGAGCACTTAAGCTCCATACCTGTGGTCAATGAAAAAAATGTGATTCAGGGTGTGGTGACCTTCGATGACGTCATTCGCTCTATTCAGGATATTGCCAGCGAAGACATATTCACCATGGTGGGTACGGCTAAAATGGACCCGTTTGCCAGGAAAATCGGCAAAAAAATCTGGACCCGGGCTCCCTGGTTATTCACCACATTCTTAGGAGGGCTGTTCAGCGCTTTTATTATGAGCAGCTATCAGCACTCGCTTGTAGAATTTTCAACGATCATCCTGTTCATTCCTTTTGTGATCGGCCTATCAGGAAACGTAGCGATCCAGGGGGCGACGGTTATTGTCCGTGGAATGGCCACCGGAGATATCCAGGAAGACAATCTCAAACGCGTGGTGCGTAGCGAACTGGCCGTTGGATGTATTAACGGGCTTATCTTCGGGGTGCTGTGCGGAGTGGTATTAACCGCCTCTTCCCGGACATTGATCCAGATCAGTCCCCTCCTGGGTCTCACGGTAGGGTTGGGAATCATTATGGCAGTGAGTCTATCCAGCCTGCTGGGGTCTTTAACGCCCATCTTCTTTTTAAAGGCGGGAATTGATCCCGCCATCAGCACCGGGCCGATGGTCATTGTTTTAAATGATATTCTGGGCCTGACCATTTACCTGGCAACCGCAAGCGTGTTTTTCTCTCTGGTCTGA
- a CDS encoding antibiotic biosynthesis monooxygenase: protein MVTIGMNYKMIPGKEKVFEDAFTNVLKVMNEMEGHSESFLYKDINDPQSYLIVSDWSSEEAFNGFIQSEKFKNVVNWGKENILAGRPSHTVYKK from the coding sequence ATGGTCACCATTGGAATGAATTATAAAATGATTCCCGGCAAGGAAAAAGTATTCGAGGATGCTTTTACCAATGTCTTAAAAGTTATGAACGAGATGGAAGGGCATTCCGAATCATTTTTGTATAAGGACATTAATGATCCGCAATCGTATCTCATCGTTTCCGACTGGAGTTCGGAAGAAGCGTTTAACGGGTTTATTCAGTCGGAAAAATTTAAGAACGTCGTCAACTGGGGAAAAGAGAACATTCTTGCGGGAAGGCCTTCTCATACAGTGTATAAAAAATAA
- a CDS encoding radical SAM protein translates to MKTKTHMILPVFIPHLGCPYRCVFCNQTDITGSHEKADEKKVLDTLNTYLGNKALSELPLNREVAFYGGSFTGLPPQRQESLLDLVAPWIQQGLVSSIRLSTHPLFIDDDRLALLKKYDVKTIELGIQSTDQNVLQHSGRPCTLETIVSAAELIKKNGFRLGLQLMPGLPGDTDQTFQKSVDDTLNLNPDFVRLYPTLVIRHTELFQMYEEGKFVPWSLERTLENLKTAVIKYRQNEISVIRMGLHPDPSMLENYVDGPYHPSLRYLVDCRIGLDEMIEQIKGFDGLTDTVKFKFPSRSTSIYIGHKRENLQKLKEMFHLENIIMQPDNDCDQLQLIA, encoded by the coding sequence ATGAAAACCAAAACCCACATGATCCTGCCGGTGTTCATCCCTCATTTGGGGTGCCCGTACCGTTGTGTCTTTTGCAACCAGACGGACATTACGGGAAGTCATGAAAAGGCCGATGAAAAGAAGGTGCTCGATACGCTTAATACGTATTTGGGCAATAAAGCGTTGAGCGAGCTTCCGCTCAATCGGGAGGTTGCGTTTTACGGAGGCAGTTTTACCGGGTTGCCACCTCAAAGGCAGGAGAGTTTACTGGATCTGGTCGCCCCCTGGATTCAGCAGGGGTTAGTGAGTTCCATTCGTTTGTCCACGCACCCGCTATTTATTGATGACGATCGATTGGCGCTGTTGAAGAAGTACGATGTCAAAACGATAGAACTTGGGATACAATCCACCGATCAAAACGTTCTTCAGCATTCCGGGCGACCCTGTACCCTGGAAACTATTGTGTCCGCCGCTGAATTGATCAAAAAGAATGGCTTTCGGCTGGGACTGCAATTGATGCCGGGACTACCGGGGGACACGGATCAAACCTTTCAAAAATCCGTGGATGACACTCTCAACTTGAACCCGGATTTTGTGCGTTTGTATCCCACACTGGTGATTCGCCACACAGAATTATTTCAGATGTATGAAGAGGGCAAGTTCGTTCCCTGGAGTTTGGAACGTACGCTTGAAAATCTCAAGACGGCGGTCATAAAGTACCGGCAAAATGAAATTTCCGTAATTCGCATGGGACTGCACCCCGACCCTTCCATGCTTGAAAATTATGTGGATGGGCCTTATCATCCTTCTTTGCGTTATCTGGTGGATTGTCGCATTGGCCTGGATGAAATGATCGAACAAATAAAAGGGTTTGATGGATTGACCGATACGGTTAAATTCAAATTCCCATCCCGGTCAACATCCATTTATATCGGCCACAAACGTGAAAATTTACAAAAACTGAAAGAAATGTTTCATTTGGAAAATATAATCATGCAACCGGATAATGATTGTGATCAATTACAACTCATTGCCTGA
- the hspQ gene encoding heat shock protein HspQ — protein MSATKAKFCIGHLIHHKHFDYRGIIVGVDLEFKNTDEWYDKMAKSRPPKDQPWYHVRVHNGANHTYVAERNLEVDQIILN, from the coding sequence ATGAGCGCAACAAAAGCTAAATTTTGTATTGGGCACCTCATTCATCACAAACATTTTGACTACAGGGGAATCATTGTAGGCGTGGACCTGGAGTTTAAAAATACAGATGAATGGTACGATAAAATGGCCAAAAGCCGACCCCCCAAGGATCAGCCCTGGTATCATGTTCGCGTTCACAATGGCGCCAACCATACCTACGTTGCCGAACGTAATCTCGAAGTCGATCAAATCATTTTGAACTGA
- the rnc gene encoding ribonuclease III: MEALAKLQKALGYTFKEIKLLNKAITHKSYVNETGESLKHNERFEFLGDSVLDLVVSDYLVRKYSDYREGTLSKIRAAVVNETCLAGLARKLDLGAFLLLGRGEEMSGGRNKASLLANAYEAVAGAIYCDSNLETAASVLLPQIKNEITKFIDNRESRDYKSDLQEYTQNKFFCIPIYKVLRETGPDHEKQFEIIVSAKDENMGKGMGRSKKEAEQAAAKMALDKYHKQ; this comes from the coding sequence ATGGAAGCATTGGCAAAACTTCAGAAAGCCCTTGGTTACACTTTCAAGGAAATCAAACTTTTAAACAAAGCGATCACCCATAAATCCTACGTCAACGAAACGGGTGAAAGTCTCAAGCATAACGAACGATTTGAATTTCTTGGCGACTCCGTTCTCGACCTGGTTGTCAGCGATTATCTGGTTCGCAAATACAGCGATTACAGAGAAGGAACCCTTTCAAAAATCAGAGCCGCCGTTGTTAATGAAACCTGTCTGGCCGGTTTAGCCCGAAAATTGGATTTGGGCGCCTTCCTGCTTTTGGGAAGAGGAGAGGAAATGTCGGGCGGGAGAAATAAAGCATCCCTTCTGGCAAATGCCTATGAAGCCGTTGCTGGGGCCATTTATTGTGACAGCAATTTGGAGACAGCGGCGAGTGTACTGCTTCCGCAAATAAAAAATGAAATAACTAAGTTTATCGACAACCGGGAGTCCCGGGATTACAAAAGTGACTTGCAGGAATACACCCAGAATAAGTTTTTTTGTATTCCCATTTACAAAGTACTTCGTGAAACCGGTCCGGACCATGAAAAACAGTTTGAAATTATTGTTTCCGCAAAAGATGAAAATATGGGAAAAGGAATGGGGCGAAGTAAAAAAGAAGCCGAGCAGGCCGCCGCCAAAATGGCTTTAGATAAATACCATAAACAATGA
- the fabF gene encoding beta-ketoacyl-ACP synthase II, protein MKKRVVVTGIGIISPLGIGLEKNWAAVTEGKSGVGLITKFDTESFPVKIAGEVKGFDPEDYINHKDVKKMDTFIHYALVCSQEAMADSGFEVTEENSERIGVLVGVGMCGLPAIEKYHDIYKEKGVKKITPFFIPMLISNLASGQISIHFGTKGPNTCIVTACATGTHSIGEAARMIQYGDVDVMIAGGTESVITPLGVGGFSAAKALSTRNEDPQGASRPFERDRDGFVMGEGCGVVILEELEAAKKRGAKIYGEIAGYGLNSDAYHITATDPEGKGAARCMELAIKNGGINKEDIGYVNAHGTSTAADATETTAIKSVFGKDVHKLAVSSTKSMTGHLLGAAGGVEAIFSLMALKHGILPPTINHTTPDPLCDLDYVPNQAREKDIKYALSNSFGFGGTNGVLIFKKWLN, encoded by the coding sequence ATGAAAAAACGCGTTGTAGTGACTGGGATTGGGATCATCTCCCCTTTGGGAATTGGGCTTGAGAAAAACTGGGCGGCGGTGACCGAGGGGAAATCAGGCGTGGGTCTGATCACCAAGTTTGATACGGAATCTTTTCCCGTCAAGATTGCCGGCGAGGTCAAGGGTTTCGACCCTGAGGATTACATCAATCATAAAGATGTAAAGAAAATGGATACCTTTATCCATTATGCCCTGGTCTGTAGCCAAGAGGCCATGGCGGACTCGGGTTTCGAAGTCACGGAAGAAAACTCAGAAAGAATCGGAGTTCTTGTCGGGGTCGGAATGTGTGGTTTGCCTGCCATCGAGAAGTACCACGATATCTACAAAGAAAAAGGGGTAAAAAAAATCACCCCATTTTTCATTCCCATGTTGATCTCCAACCTGGCTTCTGGCCAGATTTCGATCCATTTTGGCACCAAAGGGCCCAACACATGTATTGTGACGGCTTGTGCCACTGGAACCCATTCCATCGGTGAGGCCGCTAGAATGATACAGTATGGGGACGTGGATGTCATGATTGCCGGAGGAACGGAATCCGTCATCACCCCTCTTGGAGTGGGAGGGTTCAGTGCGGCCAAAGCACTTTCCACCCGCAATGAGGATCCGCAAGGCGCCAGCCGTCCCTTCGAGCGTGACCGCGATGGATTTGTGATGGGAGAAGGCTGTGGTGTTGTTATCTTAGAAGAATTAGAAGCCGCTAAGAAAAGAGGCGCAAAAATTTACGGTGAGATCGCAGGTTACGGACTCAACAGCGATGCGTATCATATCACCGCGACCGATCCAGAAGGGAAGGGCGCTGCCCGCTGCATGGAACTGGCTATAAAAAACGGTGGCATCAACAAGGAGGACATCGGTTATGTCAACGCTCATGGAACCTCTACCGCCGCAGATGCGACTGAAACCACGGCGATTAAAAGCGTATTTGGTAAAGATGTCCATAAGTTGGCTGTCAGTTCAACGAAATCCATGACCGGACACCTTTTAGGCGCGGCAGGAGGGGTCGAAGCGATTTTTTCTCTCATGGCATTAAAACACGGCATTCTTCCGCCTACCATAAACCACACAACCCCGGATCCTCTGTGTGACTTGGATTATGTGCCCAACCAGGCGCGAGAGAAAGATATTAAATATGCTCTGTCCAATTCCTTCGGTTTTGGCGGTACCAACGGAGTTTTAATTTTCAAGAAGTGGTTGAATTAA
- the acpP gene encoding acyl carrier protein — MSVEDKVKEIIVDQLGVDEKQVSLDASFIDDLGADSLDTVELVMALEEEFDIEIPDEEAEKIASVKNAIDYIKNHTN, encoded by the coding sequence ATGTCAGTTGAAGATAAAGTTAAAGAGATAATTGTTGACCAATTAGGTGTGGATGAAAAACAAGTTTCCCTGGATGCATCGTTTATTGATGATCTTGGGGCCGATTCCCTGGATACCGTCGAGTTAGTGATGGCTCTTGAAGAGGAATTTGATATCGAGATTCCTGATGAGGAAGCGGAAAAAATCGCCTCCGTTAAGAATGCCATTGATTATATAAAAAACCACACCAACTGA